A portion of the Caenorhabditis elegans chromosome III genome contains these proteins:
- the mrt-2 gene encoding Cell cycle checkpoint protein RAD1 homolog mrt-2 (Confirmed by transcript evidence), which translates to MMELETGQCTIMELKKENVKELAQVFKTVAFKDTGTWHASEAGMKITVDDGSYQLASVFINPAFFSSFKVREEIVSMKISIKSISEFLSISENSSSSVKVSYPGMFQPVKMLVEDADGWVARGNFTTTLADQELDFEFDDAGVLATYLLKTQVLKEIIKDFDDTSRTVRIQFTKNSLCFTTFGDVGETTVSIPSRSLQMESVKCLEEVEFSYLLSLIQRMTTAFILATKLILRVDERGVLSCQFSIDHGEGNASYIEFLTVPADEEE; encoded by the exons atgatGGAATTAGAAACGGGTCAATGCACAAttatggaattgaaaaaagaaaatgtgaagGAGCTCGCGCAGGTCTTCAAAACCGTCGCTTTTAAGGAT acagGAACGTGGCACGCTTCCGAGGCGGGCATGAAGATCACAGTCGACGATGGATCCTATCAGCTGGCCAGCGTTTTTATCAATCCGGCGTTCTTCTCGAGTTTTAAAGTTCGCGAGGAGATAGTTTCGATGAAAATCTCGATTAAATCGATTTCT gaattCCTGAGCATTTCGGAAAACTCGTCGAGTTCTGTAAAAGTCTCGTATCCGGGAATGTTTCAGCCTGTGAAAATGCTTGTTGAAGACGCAGACGGATGGGTGGCACGTGGCAATTTTACAACAACGCTGGCAGATCAA GAGCTCGACTTTGAATTCGATGACGCTGGTGTGCTGGCGACCTATCTGCTTAAAACTCAAGTTCTCAAGGAGATTATCAAG GACTTCGATGACACAAGCCGAACGGTGAGAATTCAATTCACCAAGAATTCACTGTGTTTCACGACTTTCGGTGATGTTGGCGAGACTACA GTATCAATACCGTCTCGAAGCCTTCAAATGGAAAGTGTAAAGTGCCTTGAAGAAGTTGAATTTAGCTATCTTCTGTCGCTTATTCAACGAATGACTACCGCCTTTATACTGGCTACAAAG CTCATCCTCCGTGTCGACGAGCGTGGCGTCCTCTCctgtcaattttcaatcgatcaCGGCGAGGGAAACGCAAGCTACATTGAATTTCTGACGGTGCCCGCTGATGAAgaagaataa